A segment of the Oceanispirochaeta sp. M1 genome:
TCTTAAAGAGATCCCTGCTGTTTGAGGGATTCTCAAGGGCTTGTTTAAACAATGCGGTCAGAAATCCCACTTCTTCTGATGAATAATCGAGGAGTTCAAGACGGAAATTTCTGAATCCTGCCTGAAGAAGCTCCGGAAGTTTTGGAAGAAGTGTAAATTCCCCTGCTGGGAGAAGATGATAACGGTCCCAATAATCCCTGAGAACCTTCATGCTACCTGCAGCCGTCTCCAATATACTCTCCGAAGCCTTAGTTCCGCTTACATCATGATCCAGATACATCATGGCGGGTCGTCCGTGGAGGAGCAGCTCCGCAGACAGCCCCTCATCTGAGGATGCCATAATCAACAGAGAATCAAAAGGCATTTCAAGAGAAGGAGTCCAGGCCTGAAGTCCCTTATTGATGTAGAGTTTTGCGGCCATATGGTTATAGATATTCAGTGAAACATCCCCCACCAGCCTGTACTTCTTATTATCCAGATAAGAGAGAGCTCCCAAATGGCTGACTAAGAGACCGTCAATCTGAGGGTCTCTATCCAGCCAGGCTCTGAAAAGCTCATTCTGTTTGTCTTTCATCATCCGGGGAAGTGTAAGATAGAGTTCGGCATTTCTGCTTCGACAGGCCTCTTTTAATGATGCTATTTCTTCAAGGCTCAGAGGATTGTACTGATGAAAGGGTTCTCCCGAAAGATATATACGGTCTGCTCCCCCATTCAAGGCCGAAAGAGCCTGATTTGGAGTATCCACTTTAACAGAGAGAGTTGTTCTTCCTTCAAATGATTCCATATCAATATCTAATTCTGAATCATCATCCAACAGGATTTTATTTTCTCTTGTGGGTTCACTGAACATTTTTCCAGTGGAGTAAAACTTGCCGCTTCCCTCCCCCAAAGTATTTATATTTGACCATCCGGGATTTCCAAAGGCATATCCTGTTGAAAAATCCCTTTTTTTAAAGGGCTCCAGAATATCAGTACCACCATGCGACCCGGTCAGAGGATCATCAAGAAATGCATCCATTGCCTGTCCATAATGATTTACCAGATCAACAATGAAATCTTTTTCTCTCATCCTCCCCTCAATCTTGAAGGAGGAGATTCCCGCCATAATCATATCACCAAGATGGTTGATCATATTTAAATCTTTAACAGCCAGTGGAAATGGAGGAGCCTGTTCCACTCCCTTCAAAGTAAATGGCCAGCGGCAGGGCTTGAGGCAGCGTCCCCGGTTGGAGGACATTCCGAAAAGATAGGAACTGTACAGACATTGGGCCCCATTGCAGACACACATATCACCATGACTGAAATATTCCAATTCAACATCCGTATTCTGATGAAGAGAGCGGACCTGTTCAAGCGTCATTTCCCGGGAGAGTACGACCTTCCTTACTCCCATCTGCTCAAGAGAACAGATCATATCAAGGTTGTGAACATTCATCATGACAGAACTGTGAAGGGGAATAATTATTCCCATATCATGAATAAGCTGCAATATCCCCATGTCTTGGATAATCAGACCATGGGGATTGATATCTCTTAAT
Coding sequences within it:
- a CDS encoding U32 family peptidase codes for the protein MQRIWNNRQLELLAPAGTFEIFKGIIESSCDAVYLGGQKLNMRMIRKDFNLSEKELEQAVNMADALGKKVYVTLNSLIDPGEIDSAREYLTVLRDINPHGLIIQDMGILQLIHDMGIIIPLHSSVMMNVHNLDMICSLEQMGVRKVVLSREMTLEQVRSLHQNTDVELEYFSHGDMCVCNGAQCLYSSYLFGMSSNRGRCLKPCRWPFTLKGVEQAPPFPLAVKDLNMINHLGDMIMAGISSFKIEGRMREKDFIVDLVNHYGQAMDAFLDDPLTGSHGGTDILEPFKKRDFSTGYAFGNPGWSNINTLGEGSGKFYSTGKMFSEPTRENKILLDDDSELDIDMESFEGRTTLSVKVDTPNQALSALNGGADRIYLSGEPFHQYNPLSLEEIASLKEACRSRNAELYLTLPRMMKDKQNELFRAWLDRDPQIDGLLVSHLGALSYLDNKKYRLVGDVSLNIYNHMAAKLYINKGLQAWTPSLEMPFDSLLIMASSDEGLSAELLLHGRPAMMYLDHDVSGTKASESILETAAGSMKVLRDYWDRYHLLPAGEFTLLPKLPELLQAGFRNFRLELLDYSSEEVGFLTALFKQALENPSNSRDLFKTMIPKGEGYSYGAQKY